The segment GACACAAATCTTgtacaaatatgaaaaatatctCTTACAGACATTATGAAAAATATAACTGTAAACACATACCCAAAAAAATATGCGATATAACGGGACTGCCAAGAATGAACCGTGATAAGACTACTACTAAGGTTAATGAAAAAAACGAGgtagaggttttattcctaaaagttATAGTTAGACATTATTGTAttgttgtaacattatgcagttcaAAGATTAACCTGttaatatagaaaaataaaaaaatatatatacataagtTTTGCACATAGTagttaaataataaagaaacctacatacatataaaatatattttcattcattccagtatgtttgatttgtattttatgttattaatttatgtattttgtattgaattTAGTGATTCTTCTCTGTGCCACGAGAGGGAGCCCGCATACCTAGTGGTACACGTACCACACacattttgagaaccactgattttGCTTGGCTAACAAACCCATCCTTTCTTTCGCTTTCCTCTCCTTACAGAACGGAAACAAATACCCCAAAGCCAGCCATTACATAACTGCACAGTTCGTGAACACCATCTTTTGACTGCTTCAAATATAACGGTTATTAATTCATCCAACACGTTGAAAGCTAATCTTCCCGGGATCTCGGCGCGCAACCATGTCCATGGCCCTGAAACAAGTTTTCAACAAAGACAGGACATTCCGGCCCAAGCGCAAGTTTGAGCCCGGCACGCAGCGCTTTGAGCTGCACAAGAAGGCCCAGGCCTCTCTGAACGCTGGCTTGGACCTAAAGCAGGCCGTGCAGCTTCCCCACGGGGAGGACCTCAACGACTGGGTTGCTGTCCATGTCGTCGACTTCTTCAACCGCATCAACCTCATCTACGGTACCATCAGCGACTCCTGCACCGACCAGACCTGCCCCGTAATGTCTGGCGGGCCCAAGTACGAATATCGCTGGCAGGATGAACACAAGTACAAGAGGCCCACCGCGTTGTCGGCCCCCAAATACATGAGCCTGCTTATGGACTGGATCGAGGTACAGATCAACAATGAAAACATCTTCCCCACCAATGTCGGTAAGTGTCAAAACGAGCTGCAGATGGTCTTAAGGTCCAGAATTAAAAAATGTGTCTATTACAATGTTTGCAATTTAAGAGCATTAAATAAGATGATTGTTAGattacaaaatgttatttttgttcacaataataattttaattaaatgtcttaaaagagcaaccaaaacaataacacccccaaaaaatattgtaaatttgacacatcacagaaaacagtcttgttaacaagcatgacaataaatgaatggataaaatcgcaaaatatgttaaatcaggcttcaaaatggtcaagaagtGAGACATTCTTCCAGCTTACAGATGCTGTGGTCGTGTCACTAAATGCTCTCAAATCCTGCCTGtttagctgtcaatcaaatgcctGCCTTCTTTCATGGCCCATAAGCGGGGAGAGGAGAATTTCCAGCGACGGAGATTGCAAACGGTCTGacgggctgcagagaagcagccttCGAGTGATATGAACATATTTCGCACCGCCAGGACAATTTTGCCTCCTTTAAAGTCAGCGGGACAATGCGCTTCTGTGGCCGCCAAAGGGTGTACCATAAGCGGCCACAGCCACGCGAAGCGCCTTGTTCCCCCTGGATGATTTGATGATACGATTACTGtaagttaaaaagctcctcctCAGAAGACAATGGCATAAATTGGTAGTTACGTGAATTCACAGAAGACAGTGACATAAATTGGTAGTTACGCGAATTCAAACTATGTCCCCTCACCTTGTGCATCACTTGTTAAGCTGGGTTTTACCATTGAcgggttatctttttttttatgcttgtaAGACAGTTCAAAATCTGTTCAATGTTACACAAAACATTACCTGTACCAAACAGGTTGCGTGCGTGTTGTTCATCACAGGATGACAAATTTCTCGTTTGCTTGGTCAATGGGCacaaaacctttttaaaattaatttataaaaaatattcaataaattaataattcccaaaatgtctttaaatggACAAAGTATTTATGCAAAATTTGATGATAGAAGATAAGATGAGTGAGAGATGCAGTTCTTCACTCAGATAAGCCAAATGTTTGAGAAACTTACAAGGCTACATTCATTTCATTGCTGCCGCTGTCCTGTCGCCATGGCGTTCTCATTCTCTATTTGTGAAAAAGTGTGCATTGTTGTGGCTTTGCATTTTAGTCACCACAGAGACATGCAAGCCAAGGATTTATAAATTGGTTCACACAATGTACAGCAGGCGTTTATTaggtgggagggaaaaaaactctGACACTCACCCCCCCTGGAAAAGATTCCAGAGATATTATTGGATGGGTGGGAGAAAAGGACTTCCTAAATAAATCACACAGCGTTTCTGCTGGCTACCTGTGGCAACAAGGACAGTCAGTGTGATTACGCAAAATATAGAAATCTTTTGTCAAATATTCTCATCCACATTCTGTCAATTCCTATCTCCATTTGTCTGACCTCAAGGTACTCCATTCCCTAAGACCTTCATGCAGGTGGCTAAGAAGATTTTATCCCGCCTATTCCGGGTGTTTGTCCACGTCTACATTCACCACTTTGACCGCGTCAGCCAAATGGGGGCAGAGGCTCATGTCAATACCTGCTACAAGCATTTCTATTACTTTGTCACAGAGTTCAACCTCACCGACCACAAGGAGCTGGAGCCTCTGGTAAGTTGAAAGGACAGCAGCAGGTcacatgacaacaaaaacagactgaaaccttgtttcaaatttgtttatttatacacaACTTATCTAAAAACAAAGATATATGAACAGTTTTTTGTAGAGAAAACCTCTTATGGGTGGAGTGTCACTACACTGCCTACTTCATTTGAGCGGCAGCGTTTCTGAAGCTCACTCGTAATTGAGATTTTGGcttacaacacaaagcaaaaaaaagcaaCCAAACAGCGGCTTGTAGttcaaaaaaattgtaaattggagccctcgtaagtcaaggtaccactccaGTTTAAAGTGTAAATACTGCATACCAAAAACTATGCTATCAAAAACAGTGTAATATCTATTACGATAACAATTAAAAGCTTACAGATAGTTAGATGCACTAGAATGAAAAAAGCAttagatgaatgaatgtgcagTGAAGACTAACTAATAAATGGATTAATAAATTTTATAaactgttatttgtttttttaatttatggttTCTTCCTTGGCCTGAGCCACACCACAAATTAAACTGCAAACTTTGCAGAGGTCATAATCTAAGTTTTCAAACTGTGTAATTCAGAGTGATTTGTCAGAATTTTCTGTGCACACGTGCAACAAACTCAGACCCTTGTCAAGCAACTTGAGCTGAGACCACCTCTTTGAGCCATTTGATTACGTACCTGAACCTCACTTCCCCGATGCCTCAAGAATGAGCTGGCCTGTAGGGTGGCAGCTCGGACTTTTAACCTAGCGGTTAGCACAGTCGACTCATTACCAATGTAGAGGGATGTGTGTGGATTCAAATCCAGGTGTGGCTGGACCGAGCAGGACACCACTCATGTAATTAAAGAAGCCAGcagtgagtaaaaaaaaaaaaaaaaaaagtgttaacaTGTATTTGACCATACTGAAAGGATAAACCATTATATTTAAAGGGAAGTTTGCAATTTAATAAGAAACACTTGTCCTTTTTCCTTTATGTTAAAACAGTCCTTATGACTTGACGTTCATATATGAGATGCGAAGGTCTCTGGCTCCAACTTGTGCGtctaatttgatatacagtcccctccaaaagttttggaacagcaaggtcaattcctttgtttttgttgtatactgaagacatttgggtttcagatcaaaagatgaatatgagacaaaagtttagaattccagcttttatttcatggtatttacatctagatggtGCCACGGTTATGTTTTCTGCTGTATCTCACTGGAGCTTTgtacatgtgctttgtgtgtTCTCCACAGAAAGAGATGACCTCTCGGATGTGCCACTGAGGGGGGCCAAGCTGGTCTGTGGACACACACACCGGACAATCCCATCCGTCCAtcgaggggggagggggggggggggaactgcaGTTGAGATcttaaatgacaaatacattcacaaagattctatttttatatttaagtaCTGTAATCTATTTTAGCTACAGACTGTAGGTTTTAACCAAGGAGCTCAACTTTTAAGTGGAAAATCGAAAACATTTGTATCAGAGTAAGTATTAAAAGGtctatgttgtttttatttgaatttcagATCATTCCAGCATGCTTTTGCTTTTTCCTATCCAAAAACTCAGTGTGATTTCTTACTGTACAGCTGTATGATCACTTTGTTGTTGCATTAAAAGTTCCTACTCTATTCCAAACTGTATGAAgctatttgtcttattttcttGGTTTACTTTTAACTCGTTTTACTGATACTAATCTGCAAATGAAGAAAACTCACCGAACATAAAAGTATGTACACCTGCCGAATCATTAAGATTTAAGACAAGTGCAGTATTACACATCTGCCCTACAATGATACTTCTTACTTTTGACCCTATCACAGCTAAGCAAAAAGCTCACCAATCTATTAGAACGGTATAATTTAGCTGTTTTTCACCACTGAAAAAGcacaatttatattttttaaaaaacgttaCAGGGGAGTCTCGGTTGATATTATTTTCCGCGAAGCTGTAGAAAACGGGTCTGTACACTGAACTCACCACACTtctcatggaaagtttccatcTTTCTTTGAAAATTTGCATCCCtaattgagatgcacctgtatataaTGACATTGTAACTGTTTCTTTTGTCTTGGGTTTTCGTAGAAAACGTGCATACATTAAAAAGAGAACTAAAAATAGAGTCTGGCAAGTGAGTGTAACCATATCAGGTTAGGGTTTTGTGCACGCTTGGCCTCCACCAGCAGCAGGCAGTTTCTCAGGTGTCAGATCTGCTGGCGCATGTTGCACATTCCCAAGTCCTCCCACACGAGATTTGAGCCTCACATGACAAAAGCTGCTGCCAAACACGGGacgactgttttgttttgttttgttttgtttttcccaaggGGACACTAGGTGGCACCAGATGCCGGAATGCACTGAGTTGTACAGTAAAGTCGTCCTGAATCCCTGTGTGCCACTGGAGGCAAGAACGAAGCGTGGGGATTGGGCGTTGCCTGACTCGGGTTAATGAGTCTACTCAAGAGTTTATGTAATAACCAGGGCAGTCCGCGGTGCATCCTGGGGGGGGCGCTTGCTGCTTGGAAATGGACTCGGTTTTGTAGGACTGCGTCAACAACATCAAGTCAAGGAACACGCTGGAGGACAACTTTGCTGCTTTGGGCTGGATTTAGATGTGAGTGACGTCAATAATTGGATGGGATCTTGTACACAGGCACAAGCGAGGAAATGCTGACACATAGCAGTCATAATTTAGTGTTTGTGGTGCCATTTGTAAAGCGAATCACGCTGAAAATAACAGCCACATTTGCAACAATATTTGTTACCTTACAGCTATAGTAATAGTTAAATCCAAATAcgtcaataaaaaaacatccggGGAAATATAGACTCTTGGACATAGATTATGGTGATAATTAACTACCTGAAGTAACAAACCGGTTTGGAGAAACGTTATTTGACGAgtactttgtatttttaattaccCTCGCACCAGTGGCGTGCAAAGGTTACTGCCTGGGGGCCaaatgggtgtttatttgattttgggCACTTTGGATTTTAGTTTTCTTTCATCACCACCACACTGCACTATGTGATGACATGTTATGGTAATGAAATTTTTAGGTaaagtttttagctaactgtgctatgcCGGTAGCGTTAtcttaaaatgttcttttagctagctagttCTGTACAACAGCTATGGCTCGAGGAGCCCACGTGTGTCCCCGCACCCCAGTTTGTGAACCCCTGGTTTAAACAAATATACAGCATTGACGTCTTGATTTAAATTCACACAAATCCACATGACGTAACTGCGTGTTACAATAACATCAACCATTCCAGGGACCTCAACGCCTGCAGCAACCCGATCCTCTCTGTGCTCTATTCAATAGACTCCTGCGAGTTTACGCATGCTACGTGCGAGATGAGCCTTGCTGGGATTGTCTTGTGCACGCTGTCCCCTTCTCCTGtctgatgtgtgtgcgtgtgttgcgTTGTGTTCGTTCCGCCCCTGGCTGTGCTGTGAATTTCGCAAGACATGAGGGCAAGTGCTGGCCAGAGGCCATGGACAAATGGGAAGAACTTCTGGCCACCAATCACACCAAAGAGAGTCCAGTTCCTCTCCTAGTTGTTGTTTTGGTGGCACAGTGTCAGTATTTGCACATAAGAGAAAAGTTTTGGTCGGTTCTGTGACTTTGCACAGCAGTGTGGAAAATGTACACACCCTAAGCGGTTTCACCCCTGGAAAGCCAATGAAATGCTGTGCAAGGCGGGGTGAATTtgtttgaaaggaaaaaaagaagtcgTGTTTATGCTCTTCGCAGAAGACCTTCGAGGAATTTAGGGCAGGATTCATTTGAAAGAGCTTTGTTGAACACTTATATAACAAGCTTGAAAtacaaaaagtagaaaaaaaattcctcTGAGTACACTGGAACAAAGTTGGAAGAAAACATTATTTACAAACCTCCCATGTTTTTCTAATTATAGAATGAAAAGACTTAGTTCATTGTCGTGGTTCACTTGCCTGCCTTCAGAGCAGGCAGAATGGGTTgcgttcccactcagtgatgtgtGAATGCGAGCGTAAACAGTCTCTATACTGCATTTACCCCTGCGATTGACCGGCTACCAGTGCATGGTGTAGTTGACctttttgcctgaagtcagctgcgatatgTTCGCTCACCGTgaccctgaccaggataagtggtatagaacaAGAAtggttcttgtttgttttctagGAGAACTACCTCAAACTTGATCACTTTTGGGGAGGTTTTCCTGCctgagaactttttttttttttttttgagaaatttCTGCAGGGGACTGCTTCTAGGAAAAAGCACACCTTATAGCATGGTGACCTTACGACTACTTAAGGAAGGTATGCAGCTTAATGTGATACATTACTACTTGGCTGCTTTTAGTATGCTCATCTTCTCAATCTTTGGCAGTTTTATTAGGCTCGCTTGGTATGTGCTACATGTGAATGCAgtggcacatgcacacagggCTCTTTAGACGCCATGATTTTATATTTGGAACAGTATTTTTatctatctgtccatccattttgttttcgCGCTAATCTTTATTAGGGTGAGCTAACGCCTGtagctgactttttcaaaaattcaaaccccgaacctcagaactgcagAGGTGCTCACAACTGCACTATTTCAtacgtccgtccgtccatccatccatccatccttccttccttccatccatccatccatccattcattttctgagccgcttctagggtcgcgggcgtgctggagcctatcccagctatcatcgggcaggaggcggggtagaccctgaactggttgccagccaatcgcagggcacatacaaacaaacaaccattcgcactcacattcacacttacgggcaatttagagttgtcaattaacctaccatgcatgtttttttgggatgtgggaggaaaccagcgtgcccgcagaaaactcacgcaggcacggggtgaacatgcaaactccacacaggcggtgccagggattgaaccccagtcctcagaactgtgaggcagacgctctaaccagtcgcccaccgtgccattTCATACGTCTATTTTACAAAAAGCATTTGCGTTACAAAATGTTATCATTATCATTGATATTTTAAATAAGGATACAGTTGTTTAATATGTTTATTTCAGGCTTTATATCGACTTATCATCTATTCCTTTTCTGCGGTCAGTCACCCAACtctggtgcaggcagtgtgggttcaattcccactcagtgaaagTGTGAATTGGAGTGTGAGTGATTGTCTGTCTATAGGTGTTGTGTGATTGATTTGCGATTAGTCCACGGTATAATCTGCCTCaatgtcaaatggcacccttgaacaggataagcagtatagaaaatggatggattctctTTTTTGCACTGAGTTGCTTAGAAAAATCACATGGTTCTATTGCCTTTTAGTCAGGAATGTAATGTCCATTTCAACTTACTGTACATTTACCAAATAAGCTTCCTTGCCTTACAAATGGCTCCaccttcaaataaaaatgtagtcaATACATCTTTCAAGACAGGTCCAGCGACCTGTTAAAAGGTAGCAGCTACACTCAGTGATAGTCAACCATAAAGGAAACATTCTTGctggacaaacacaaacatctgCACGCACCCCTCTTAATTTGGGACCTGTGCGATTTCTGCAAGGCAAACTGCATGTTAGTATCGTGAGATAGCAAGCTACTAGTGCCACATGCATGTCTTGATATTTTGGTGCTGCTAACTGCAGACAATCCTTCACACACAGCGTTATGATGTTGACAGGAtgtatggaaaacaaaaaaagggacaCTCCGCTCCCATGCCAAATTTCAAGCATGCCCTCAGAGTCAAAAGCAAGACCAAGATCCTCTGAGGGCCATCAGAGTCGACATTGTTGTCACCTGAAGCGTTTTATGATGGCCCACCCTGCTTCCATTTGACCGATAGTGACACTGTGCCACCCCCTGCACTTTGCCGTCTGATTTTGTGTCTCTTCGAAAACGTTCAACTACAACATGTGCAGCCAGAAAAAGAGGGAGGGACTGTCGGCCATATGCTTGCGTAATGTTTGCTACCAAACGGGTGGATGTTGGAG is part of the Phyllopteryx taeniolatus isolate TA_2022b chromosome 7, UOR_Ptae_1.2, whole genome shotgun sequence genome and harbors:
- the mob3a gene encoding MOB kinase activator 3A, whose product is MSMALKQVFNKDRTFRPKRKFEPGTQRFELHKKAQASLNAGLDLKQAVQLPHGEDLNDWVAVHVVDFFNRINLIYGTISDSCTDQTCPVMSGGPKYEYRWQDEHKYKRPTALSAPKYMSLLMDWIEVQINNENIFPTNVGTPFPKTFMQVAKKILSRLFRVFVHVYIHHFDRVSQMGAEAHVNTCYKHFYYFVTEFNLTDHKELEPLKEMTSRMCH